The Megalops cyprinoides isolate fMegCyp1 chromosome 15, fMegCyp1.pri, whole genome shotgun sequence region tattttagattctgtgttctagggactgttgtatggTAGTGTACTctgcttctgtcagattgcacaagttaacttgtgggaGGGctcgaatagtgttatgctcacactaaaattgaatggatacacttatgttctgttgtgcttgaAGTCTCTCTGGTTGAGAGTTGTTGGTGGTCGTGGGCAGTTATATGCAAAATTTGCTACTGGTTAAGTGGACTGCAATCTGAAAAATTTTGGGAACCACTACTTTAGAGACTTtgtgagtgtaaaaaaaaactccagctACTTGCTACACAAAAGAGTAGCCCTAAGCGTGGCATTGAAGGTGTGTTATACTACTACTACATGTGTAATAGTCATAGCAGACCTCATCAGTTTTCATAATAGCCAACTGTTTAGGAAGTAAATAAGCAGCCTTAAGTAGGTGAGAAATCAAGAGGGAACATGAAATGGACTTACCAGAGGAAGTGATGGATCCCCAATGTTTCCACAATGCTCCAAAGTCACGAACAACACCAAAAGCATAGCAGGAATCCGTAAATGTTAGCAGTCTTTCCTTCAGCTAGGATGCACGTTCTAGTGAGGGCAAACAGTTCTGCAACATGTGAAGCTGTGAGCGGCTGAGCATGAGCCTCTAGAATTTGCGGACTTTCATGGTGAGATGATTCAAAAGTAGGATGGCGTCAGTCTCACAGCTCTGCACTAAGGATGAAGCAACCAAGATATTATCTGCATATTGCAAAATCGTACTTCCACCCTCCAGCACGAGGTGCATATACAGAGGGGCTCTCTGTGTAGCCCTGGGGAAGCCTGGTCCCCGGTATATTGCAAGCCATTATAAGTAAAAGCAAAAAGATATTGACTATTGGGGTGGATTGGGGTAGAGTGGAATGGAGACGAATGCACAGCAGAGGTCAGTAACTGAATAACATTCAGAGGTAGCAGGGAGACTAgaaagttacatttacatttacatgtattcatttgccagacacTTGTATCCAAAGCAACTGCAAAGTATAATAGTAAACATaatggtaaagacatcaaatctatgaaataacacaaatggaattatgcagtgaccaaaaaacatatcaaaactattttatattttagattctacaaaataaccaaaaaaaaaaaaaaattttttaaagtaaatttttttttggaaagaaattcatgcatagacatcaacttcactatttatactTGTCTAcgcatttaagcataagccaACTTATTTCTTTAAAAcgatacatacattatatacatgTTCTGACTCTCGTAATAAAGGAAACTAACAGATAAAGGTGTACATGAGTAATAAAGGACCCACAAAATGTGCCATTGATACCTCTAGAAAAGGACATAAATAGATTAGCATTCAAGGAATCTGCAGTGAGGTTAGGCGGGGAGAGTTGAGATAAGAGAATTGAAGAGTCTATAGCTTTCTCAGCAGGAATATCCAACTACAACCTGTAAGGAGTACAATGTATTGCAGTGTAAAAATTTGCATATACAGGTGCTGGTGCTTGAAAAGAATTTAAAGGAGAGTGACAGTCTTTTGCTCCGTGTCCCCATGTCCCGCATCTGGTATTTATCCCATGGCCTCGGTGTCGTCTTCCACGATCTTCCCTGGCCATTGTTAGGGTAAGGGCAATTACCACGCAGGCCAAAAATTCGGTAATCGGCTCCACAGGTTTTTCCAGTGTATGAGTTACTTCTGCAAAATCACTATGGGTACGTGTCACCGCTGCGGAGCGCATAACTTGTTTGAGGGCTTCAAAGAACACGGTTTTCAGCTGGTTCGATGTTTCACCCTTCCCTTCCCTGTCACCTGTCCTTTCCGCATTTATCATTTGCTTTTGCGCTTTTTAGGGGGCTGATGTTTCTCAGTGACCTCTATCCATTTGTCAATACATTCTTTCATGGATTTGCGATCCAAATTTGGGTCTCTTCCCGTATTCAATTTcatcttttgtttcttttgctttgtCCAAATCAAAATTACCCCCTATGAACCATTGACCATCTGTGCAGCCATAAATATCAGCTGTATAACATAGTGAGAATCAGCTTCACTCCACACTGTGTTAGCGGGGGATTCAGGAGGTACCAGCGGAACCCCCagtccacttttttttttttaatcaatctCAAGTCCTCTTTCTTGTTACTTCAGCCcccactgtttttttaatgttagtgAATGGTGAAAAGCTCATCATGGTCATTTTCTCCACTGTTTGCTTCCCTgaaccccccagccccccacaataaaatatgtacacCCTCCTGCTGTAAACACCTCTTCCACTGTTCTACACACTGGtagcattttctgtttcagtggcagcctctctgtgttcctggtGACCAATCAGTCTCTGACAGCAGCTTAGGAACTTCAGAGTGTCATTGGCATCCTTCCTCATGAAGATGTAGAGTACAGCATCCATCAATGGACTAAGGAACAATAATGCAAAAGCTATAATGTTCAAAACATACAGATTAAATCCATGGTGTTTTTGCACTGATAAAATCAAAGTACATACTATGCAGGGAATGAACAGCACTGCATAGTTGCCCAGGACAATGAACAAAATCCACAGaatccttttcctctctgtgacgGGCACTGAGGTGGAGCGGGAGAGAGCTCTCCATGTGGCCACCAAGAAAAACGCAAGAAGAGGGAATGGAAGGATAAGGACGATGAAGTAGAACAGAAAGACAAACTGTGCTTGCCCAAGGAAATGAACAAACACCACACATATTGGTAGTGCTATTAAAGAAATCACCCAGAAAACCAGAGAGATCAGGACTGAGTGTCTGATAGTGCGGCGACAACGGTACCACAGAGGATGGGCAATCAAAAGGTATCTCTCCAGAGCGATGCACACCATGAACACAACACTGGTTACTATACCAAACCATGTACCTGCATCAAATGCCATTAGCATTGGTTTACTGGATGAACTAAGCAAAAAACCAACTCTACCAATGAGCTGGATAATATCTGAAATGAGGAGGTTTATGACATAAACAGGAGCAACTCGGTCATTCTTAACCAGATGACACAGGGCAAAAATGGCCCAGCAGATGACAGGAAACTCAATGCAGAGAGTTATCCAGTtgaacacagtgaaatatttttttagttGGAGATATCTGAAAAAATCATAAAGTTCATCATCGGACAGGAAAGTGGAGTTATGCGTGTAATTCATGGTTTCCTGGTCAGATGGTGAGTCTGACATTTGTGATTCTTCACTTCCTTCGAGCTCTGTGGTGTCCACTCTAAAATGAgagcaaaacataaaaaaacattttgttgacaCTTACTGTTTAAACTGTAAAGTGTGTATATCCATACATTGCCCAGTATATGGTGAAGAACAAGAAGCTCATATAATATCTAGCTTCCAATGAGAGGCCTTAGAGGCCCTTcgcactgcatgctgggagctgttTTTTGCAATGTGAAGGAGGCTGGCAGGAAGTACAGTATGTGCCTGTTTCTTCTTAATGAGaacttcctgtttttaaaacattttttaaaaatctgtatttacAGGGTTGTGTGTTGACAGAATTAAAGAAAGTACATTCATAAAAACTCCACTCAACATTTCTCAGAAAACATGAGGTTAAAGCTTCAAAGATTTGACTTCTTCAGTGAAATGGTGCGATTCTGACGATTCTTTTGCCCTCATGTGTATCAAATAACAGAGCATTCATGAGTTTCTCTGTTAATACACTTTTTCATTGATGAAGGCAGTACACCAAAATATCTGCATCGCCATATGTGCCCTTTTCGTCTTAATAAGCcttgttgtttttaaaagatttttaaaaattggtATTTACAGGGTTGTGTGTCGAAAGAATTAAACAAACTACATTCATAAAAGATCTCCACTCAATATTTCCCAGTAAAGATGAGGTTAAAGGTTTTGAAGACTTAAGCAGACTGCCTTCTTCAGTGAAATGGTGTCATTCTGATGACTTTCTTTTGCCATATTCTTTTGCCATATTTATCAAATAATCAtgaatttcttcatttatatttacCTTTTCACTGAAGAAagcaatatatcaaaatatttttatcttgAAATCTTTGAAGCCTCATCTTTACTGAAGAGCACAAATTCTGGATATCTTGTAAATGTAACTGAAGTAACAAATGTTGTTGTCTTCCTACACTAATGCAGCAAAACTGTGAGCATGTTACGTGTTAGCTGGATAACTTCAAAAGAAAGATCTCACTATGGCTGGTTATTGTTGTGCTTGACAGCAATGATGAGACAAtgaaatgatgataatgatgatgatgataatgatgatatgtctgtgcctgtgtggtAGCTTCAGGTACCGTTTGTGTCTAAAATAACTCAACACGCTTATACAAAAAGATTAAGGTTAAGTGAATTCAAGGAGTAACTCTTGAGACGTAGATCGTGCTTTTTCACAACTATTATTTAATCAAGGCATGCACAGTGAAATGTGgaagcatttttaatatttttgtttgtatttcatgttttaaaaaataaaaacaaaaaacattttttataatattaataatattttataatatttttataatattaaatGAGACCCCtggaaatatgtgtgttttcactctgtGGTTGCACAAGTAGAGTGAAATTAAGAGAGAAGTTTGCcattgtcattatcatttgCAACACATTTCACTGATTGCCTTTCCAGAAAAACTAACCTGGGATGTTGCCACAGCCAGAGAACACGTCCAGACTATTTCATGGATGAGATTCTTGAATGGTCTTGTATGGAACAACAGAAAATTggattattttcattgttatgaCTCAGTGTATCCAATTCAATGGAATTATAGAACTTGTACACTAAAaggtataaaaaaaacagacaagacacCACATTTTGATTATTGGTTTGAATTGCACCTTTTGCGTTAACCTGGACTGTATCTGATGTACCGCAATGTAGAGTAATAGTGATACACTCTCTGATCTACAGTACTGAACAGTAACACTGATATACCCCACAGCTGTAGCCCAAACCCTTGTAGACAGAGCAGCTCTGGACTCACCTGGAGCAGATGTGAGGACAGAGCTCCTTTTCAGAGTGAGTCTCAGCTGTTTGGAGATGGGTGTTATTGCACAGAGTAAGTATATCACTCTGCAGGTTAGAGGAAGCACTGATGCTGATTACTTTAAATAAGGAAATGACACACCTCTTTCTATCAAGGAATGCTCAGAGTTTAATGCAGTGTAAAGAAAGATGTTCTTTTTACTTCTTATTACACAACACTGCAATATATTGCACAACAGTACACTGATACTGGGTTAACAAAAGGCAGATTGGTCTCACTTATAGCCTCATGCTGGAAATGACAATTGTCATGTTTGAGAACACTCACCATCTCTCTAAGACATTCATTTGACGTTCCACATGTACCGGTTGCCATTAGGATTTGTTCCAATTTTCAGCTTCCTTGTGTACTACAATACCACtatgaatatgtatgtactAATACAGTggttattacatttattcactgatggataatattttttaattatttgatttgcAGATGCTCCTGTCCACAACAACAAAGTTTCATGTAAATATATCAcccatttatatatatatatatatatatatatatatatatatatatatatatatatatatatacatacatgaaacAATTCAGGGTGGCTGTTAGGACAGTTCCTTCAGATTAAAACTCTGGTGTTTTGAGGTTGTATAATTTCTCAGAAAAATGACTACGCAGATTACAGGAGTTGATGTGGGTTAGTGGAATAGTAGAGTAACATGCCTTATATCTACAAAGGCTCACAGACAGAACAGTAGCAAACAAACTGATCATTGAAGGTTAGTCTCATAATGCAAAGTTTCTAATTCCAATTGTTCTCTAAATGTGAAATGGGACTATGATGAAAGTCTTTTCACTCATTTGCAGTTGCAATATTTTAGATCTTTGTAATCCAGACAATAATTTTTATCATATGCTCACAGACTATTTTGTGAGTACAGGAAATTGTGAGGCTactttcagttttcagagaTGTGAGCGGGGGGTGTTGATGTTCTCTTCAGGGCTTTGTTGGTATTGTAGTGTCTGCGTTAGCAAGACTTATTTCTCAAATTATAACACTCAACACAGTAAGTCCCCGTTGACTAATCTCTAATATTGTTTGCCGTGAACCGTGTGTTTGTGACCAACTCAAAAAAAGCTCCTGCTAAAACTCTTTAGAAAGAGCCAGAATTCATGAGATTGAAAGAGTCTATTTTGATGACTTTCCCTTCAGTCTTCTGACACAAaggtaaaaattaaaaaaattttaGATAAAAATCATCTCAAGTTAATAATTTATAGCTTTTATCTGATGTATATTGTGTCATTTAAGTTCATTTATCTGATATCAGTAGGAAACATCCCAGTTTTAAGTTTCATTATGAATTATAAACCCACTATGCATTCTGTAAATATGTTGTtataggtgtgtatgtgtatattagTGTGAAGTAGTGCTTGATAGTATGACAATGTTTCCTTAGCTGATCTGTCAGGGCTTCTAAGACTGTTTCCCACAGCAACCAGCAGGCGTCCTCGTAACCGCCtgtctgatttttcttttttgcctgctgcttccccggACTGCCACCAGAGgtcctgtcttcctgtttgtgccttgtgttttgtgttctagatcagtgtttctcaaccctctcctggcgtaccccctgccctgcatgttttagatctctccctgctccaacacagatgattcaaatgatcaactcgttatgaactcctgaagctgcttcataacaaactgatcatttgaatcagctgtgtacTCCAGTACTCCAGTAATGCAGTACATATATTATCCAAGAGATCCaatttaaatatatgtgtacTTGACACTGATCCAATCAAAGAAAACAGTATGGAGGGAAAGAACAGCACTGCATAGTTGCCCAGGACAAGGAGCAATGTGCACAGaatccttttcctctctgtgacgGGCACTGAGGTGGAGCGGGAGAGAGCTCTCCATGTGGCcaccaagaaaaacacaagaagagGGAATGGAAGAATAAGGAAGATACATAATgtcaaatatgtgttttttatatgtcCAGAACAATAACTGGCAATTCCACCCAGCAGAGCCAGTATAAAAGGAGACACCCAGGCAATCAGAGACATCAGAACTGAGTGTCTGACGGTGCGGCGATAACGGTACCACAGAGGATGGACGATCGCAAGGTACCTCTCCAGAGCGATGCACACCATGAACACAACACTGGATAGTACACCAATCACGCAAATGAAATAGAATGTATTTTCGACCTGCGGGCTTAGGTCAGGAATCAGTATGCAAAATCTACCAATGTGCTGGAGGATGTCTGAAATGAGGAGGTTTATGACATAAACAGGGACAGCATTGTCATCCTTAACCAGATGATACAGGGCAAAAATGGCCCAGCAGATGACAGGAAACTCAATGCAGAGAGTTATCCAGTTGAGAAAAGTTTTCTGAGAAAATCATAAAGTTCACCATAGGACGGGAAAGTGGAGTTACGTGTGTAATTCATGGTTTCCTGGTCAGATGGTGAGTTTGACATTTGTGATTCTTCACGTCCTTCGAGCTCTGTGGTGGCCACTCTAAAATGAGAGCATTTTGTTGATGCTTACTATTTAAACTGTACAGTATTCATATCCATACATTGCCCAGTGTATGGTGAAGTACAAGAAGCCCATATAATATCTGGCTTCCAATGTGAGGCCTTAGAGGCCCTTAGCACTGCACACTGGGAActgttttttgccattttaaggAGGCTGGGtacagctgctcctccaggctGGCAGGAAGTATGTGCCTGTTTCTTCTTAATAAGCCCTTCctgattttaaaagatttttaaaaatctgtatttacAGGGTTGTGTGTGGAAGAATTAAACAAAGTACATTCATAAAGCCTGTGAGAATGGTATGTGTTAGCTGGATAACTTCAAGGCAGAAAAGGTCTCACTATGGCTTGTTCTCGCAGTGTTTGACGGAGAAAATGATAAAACGATGaaacgatgatgatgatgatgatgatgatgatgacatgaCTATACCTGTATACCATTCATGTATGAAATGCCTCAACAGGATTTTCCTTAAATACAGGTTCTGTGAATTCAGGGAGTAGTGATTTGTAAATGAAAGTAAGTTATTGCTCTTGCAAAATAATATCTGTGAAAAACAGGATCCATTTAATCAAAGGCTGTTCAGTGCaatgtgaaagttttttttaataattttgtgtttgatatttaaaaatacaaatgtatataaaatatttttgtaatattaaatgAGACCCCTGGAAATGTGTGAGTTTTCACTCTGTAGCTGTAGAAGTAGAGTGAAATTAAGGAGGACGTTTGCTAATGACATTATCATTTGCACCACCGTTTCACTTACCACTATGACATTATTCAGTAATGgacaatatttttaattatttgatttgcagatgctcttatccacaacAACATGCAAacttacatgtaaatatatcacccatttatatatctggatatttactatcATTTCTCAGCAATATGGCTAACTACACAAATTACAGGAAAGAGTCTATTTTGACGACTTTCCCTTCAGTCTTGTGTCTTGATGTTTGAGAAGAAAAGTTGTCTGAAGTTGGAAATATATAGTTTTGATGataaattttattataaatattgtgtcatttatgtaatgtaatttactggATATCTCCAGAAAACATCCCAGTTtcaagtttcatttttaatgttgactGTTATTGacacattttgacacattttgttATCTTCCCTTAATGTGTTGACACTGTGTTGCCTAAAAACCCAAATTTTGAAATCTGGCTTCTGAAGAGGTGTAGAAGAACCACCAGGGTACGCCAACAAAACCTTGCTTGCGTTCAACGTGTTTTTGTGAAAACCTCACCAGAAAATATCTCAGTTTCAAGTTTCATTTCGAATTACAAACCCACTGTGCATTCTATAGATGTGTTATTATAGGTGTATATTAGTGTGCACTAGTGCTTGACAGTATGCCAATATGTCTGATCATCAAGATTGGAAAGAAGGCAAAATATTAAACTCTTAACCTGAATGCCAGAAATACCTGAAAGTACATTTCTGGAGTTGGAATTCTGGGAATGCAAAAAGGGAGTCATGAGATAACTACCATTATAGAGATAGCTAGAGATGTAAAGGCTAAATAAAGAGGATGGAGACAAGAGCAACACAACTATCTGTACAGAAACAGCCCCAAAAAGCTTGAGCAAGAGCTGCAGGGTGATGTACATGACTGCCATTTTGCTATCTTCCCTTAATGTGTTGACACTGTGTTGCCTAAGAACCCAAATTTTGAAATCTGGCTTCTGAAGAGGTGTAGAAGAACCACCAGGGTAAGGCAACAAAAACCTTGCTTGCgttcaatgtgtttttgtcaaaaCCTCCTTCTGTCACATTTGGGCATTTTAAAGAAACCCTTTTGGTTTTACA contains the following coding sequences:
- the LOC118790287 gene encoding ovarian cancer G-protein coupled receptor 1-like, with the translated sequence MNYTHNSTFLSDDELYDFFRYLQLKKYFTVFNWITLCIEFPVICWAIFALCHLVKNDRVAPVYVINLLISDIIQLIGRVGFLLSTWFGIVTSVVFMVCIALERYLLIAHPLWYRCRRTIRHSVLISLVFWVISLIALPICVVFVHFLGQAQFVFLFYFIVLILPFPLLAFFLVATWRALSRSTSVPVTERKRILWILFIVLGNYAVLFIPCIVCTLILSVQKHHGFNLYVLNIIAFALLFLSPLMDAVLYIFMRKDANDTLKFLSCCQRLIGHQEHREAATETENATSV
- the LOC118790288 gene encoding psychosine receptor-like, with the translated sequence MAVMYITLQLLLKLFGAVSKTFLNWITLCIEFPVICWAIFALYHLVKDDNAVPVYVINLLISDILQHIGRFCILIPDLSPQVENTFYFICVIGVLSSVVFMVCIALERYLAIVHPLWYRYRRTVRHSVLMSLIAWVSPFILALLGGIASYCSGHIKNTYLTLCIFLILPFPLLVFFLVATWRALSRSTSVPVTERKRILCTLLLVLGNYAVLFFPSILFSLIGSVSKD